The following are encoded together in the Triticum dicoccoides isolate Atlit2015 ecotype Zavitan chromosome 6B, WEW_v2.0, whole genome shotgun sequence genome:
- the LOC119322883 gene encoding eukaryotic translation initiation factor 3 subunit J-A-like: MEDWENDDFQPIAPVVKAQPLKSNWEDEDVDEDDVKESWEEEEEKPKPVEKPAPKPSAKAAVKKGKQPSTSTEVVEDDVLDDPISEKLRQQRLVEEADFKATAELFAKKDGSEKSLETFIPKSESDFAEYAELIANKIRPYEKSFHYMGLLKNVMRLSMTPLKGADAKEISSSVTAIANEKIKAEKEAAAGKKKGGAKKKQLHIEKGEEDFVAGPGASFDDPDEFDFM; the protein is encoded by the exons ATGGAGGACTGGG AGAATGATGATTTTCAACCAATCGCACCTGTTGTGAAAGCCCAACCTCTTAAAAGTAActgggaagatgaagatgtggatgaaGATGATGTCAAAGAATCatgggaagaggaggaagag AAACCTAAACCTGTAGAAAAGCCTGCTCCAAAACCTAGTGCTAAAGCTGCTGTGAAAAAAGGCAAACAGCCCTCAACGAGTACTGAAGTAGTGGAAGATGATGTTCTTGATGATCCTATTTCAGAGAAGCTTCGCCAACAAAG GCTAGTGGAAGAAGCTGACTTCAAGGCAACAGCAGAGCTTTTTGCAAAGAAGGACGGCAGTGAAAAGTCACTAGAGACTTTCATCCCGAAGTCTGAGAGCGACTTTGCGGAATATGCTGAGCTTATCGCAAACAAAATTCGCCCCTATGAG AAAAGCTTTCACTACATGGGTCTACTTAAGAATGTCATGAGACTTTCCATGACACCGTTAAAAGGTGCGGATGCGAAAGAAATATCCTCCTCCGTCACGGCAATTGCCAATGAAAAGATCAAGGCTGAGAAAGAAGCTGCAGCAGGCAAAAAGAAAGGAG GAGCAAAAAAGAAGCAGCTCCATATAGAGAAAGGAGAGGAGGACTTTGTTGCCGGACCGGGTGCATCTTTTGATGACCCCGACGAGTTCGACTTCATGTGA